A section of the Notolabrus celidotus isolate fNotCel1 unplaced genomic scaffold, fNotCel1.pri scaffold_467_arrow_ctg1, whole genome shotgun sequence genome encodes:
- the LOC117809835 gene encoding uncharacterized protein LOC117809835: MQNRNSDRIIPEVRYHPSIQMPGNTGQTKTRTSPTQKARPAPVRSPRTQTIAKRVQENPRVDPDPSVGPLPGPQRVQRAAKKPNQKPVQRAAPDPGPPQRPVQHSDGTPPTPDQVSLDLEVRLDRRVIEEVETLTRGQRTNQDWFAWRKNRITASVAHRIAHCRFVNGKSQAPPTSYLAAITGEGPRIQTRAMSWGVQREAEAVQRYQELKSDELGRSVLVQDCGLFIDAQRSWLAASPDGIVTDGRTGQWLLCLEVKCPYKHRHHRVEDACREDPAFCLRIQDEEGQQPGGSPVYHLKRSHSYYTQVQCQLAVTGLQRADFVVFTLKETAIVPVTFDPDLWEETVSDLELFYREAVLPHLREKTQQRPAAAWRPEL, from the exons ATGCAGAACCGAAACTCAGACCGGATCATCCCCGAGGTCCGGTATCACCCGAGCATCCAGATGCCCGGAAACACAGGACAAACCAAAACCAGGACCAGTCCCACCCAGAAGGCCAGACCGGCTCCTGTACGCTCCCCTCGGACCCAGACCATTGCTAAGAGGGTCCAGGAGAACCCCAGGGTAGATCCAGATCCTTCTGTAGGACCACTTCCAGGCCCTCAGAGAGTTCAAAGAGCTGCAAAGAAACCAAATCAGAAACCAGTCCAGAGAGCTGCTCCTGACCCTGGTCCCCCTCAGAGACCGGTTCAGCACTCCGATGGAACTCCTCCCACACCGGACCAGGTCTCTCTGGATCTGGAGGTCCGGTTGGACAGGCGTGTTATCGAAGAGGTGGAGACTCTGACCCGAGGACAGAGGACCAACCAGGACTGGTTCGCCTGGAGGAAGAACCGGATCACCGCCTCCGTGGCTCACCGCATCGCTCACTGCCGCTTCGTCAACGGAAAGAGCCAAGCCCCGCCCACTTCCTACCTGGCTGCTATCACAG GTGAGGGGCCGAGAATCCAGACCCGGGCCATGAGCTGGGGGGTCCAGAGGGAGGCTGAGGCGGTCCAGAGGTATCAG GAGCTGAAGAGTGATGAGCTGGGTCGGTCTGTCCTGGTTCAGGACTGTGGTCTGTTCATTGACGCTCAGCGGTCCTGGTTGGCTGCGAGTCCTGACGGCATCGTGACTGACGGGCGAACCGGCCAATGGCTGCTCTGCCTGGAGGTGAAGTGTCCgtacaaacacagacaccacCGCGTGGAGGACGCCTGCAGAGAAGACCCCGCCTTCTGTCTCAGGATCCAGGACGAGGAGGGACAGCAGCCTGGAGGG TCCCCGGTCTACCACCTGAAGAGGTCTCACAGTTACTACACTCAGGTCCAGTGCCAGCTGGCTGTGACCGGTCTGCAGCGGGCCGACTTCGTCGTCTTCACCCTGAAGGAGACGGCCATCGTCCCGGTGACCTTTGATCCTGACCTGTGGGAGGAGACGGTGTCCGACCTGGAGCTGTTTTACAGAGAGGCCGTCCTGCCTCACCTCAGGGAGAAGACGCAGCAGAGACCGGCAGCGGCCTGGAGACCAGAGCTGTAG